The segment CGGCTGAGCCTGCGGGACAGCAATTCGCGATTGGCCAGGATGTCATCAACGACGAGAATGCGACTCGGTTGCGATTGAGGGCGGCTGCGGGCCGGACCGATCGACGCGATAACCTGGCCGACGAGGTCCTGCTGCGACGCGACGAAAAGTGGCAGACTGTCGCGCATCCCGATTGCGCCTGAGTCGGTCATCGCCACCAGCCGATCGACCTGCTTCAGCAATTGCTCGGCAGCAGAGACCATCTTCCCGGCGTCGTTGAGCAGTTGTTCGCGGCCGTTCTCGCGCGCATCCTCAATGATCAGTTCGCTGTATCCCTTGACCGCATTCAAGGGCGTTCGCAAATCGTGGCGAAGCTTGGCCTTGAACTGCACCAGATCAGGCTCGGCAGCGGTAGACCCTTTGAGGGTCGACGCGACGAGCCGATGAAGTTCTTGCTGGAGCGAAAGTCCTGCGGTGCGAATGCGTGCAAGATCCGCGACCAGCGCATCGTCATGGTCGCGGCGCGCGTCATCCATCAGGAGCTCAGCAATCTCGATAATGACCTGAGTCGAAATGTTGAATTCTTGCCGGACGAATGCCTCAAGCGCACGGTCGAAGCGGGGATCTGGTTCGCCTGTAGTGGGACGAGCGGTCATGCCATCAACTTGGCGGCAACAGAGCTTCTATTTTTTCCAGCAAACGCGACATTTCGATGGGCTTGGTATCGTAGTCGTTGCAACCCGCCCCAAGGGCCTTCTCCTTGTCGCCGGACATCGCATGGGCCGTCAGCGCAATAATCGGGATATGCCCCGTCGTCGCGGATGCCTTAACCTGCCGAGTTGCCTCCCAGCCGTCGACAACGGGGAGGCTCATGTCCATCAGAATCAGGTCTGGTTGTTCGCTCTCAGCCATGTGGACTGCCTCGCCACCGTCGACCGCCATCACTACCTCGAATCCCTTGCGGACAAGACGACGAGAGAGCATGTCCCGGTTCATCTCATTATCTTCAACTAGCAGTATCTTGGCCATTTTTTCCGCCATCAGGTCATGCCGTCACATCGTCGCCAGCGGCGGAACTCGCCTCCCCACCGCGTTGCTGATCGCAGTGGCTATATCCGTGTCGATCGATGTCCGCTTCTCGATAATCGTCTGCGCCCGGCGAACCAGAAGATCGCGCTCCTCCGCCGACAATTGCTTCGCCGTAATCACCACGACAGGCACATGACGCCACTCGGCATGGCGATCAAAAGCATCGAGAAACTCGAATCCATCCATCTCGGGCATCATGAGATCAAGAAGGATCAGCGCGGGAGACGGATTTTTGGCGAGCCAGTCGAGCGCAAGCCGGCCGTTCGTAACCTCGACAAGGGGAATCTCAAACTTCGCGAGCGTGTGGCGAATGGTCTGGCGTGTTGCTTCATCGTCCTCGACCATAAGGATCGGTCCTTCGTGCGGGACCAGTTCGCGCAGCCGCGCGGACAGCGCCTGGCGATCAACCGGTTTGGTCATGACATCGGCCGCGCCCAGCGAAAGGCCGATGCCGCGATCCGGCGCAACCGTGACCATGATGACCGGGATGTGACGGAGATCCGGGTCGGCCTTAAGGCTGGTCAGGACGGCCCACCCGTCGGTCGTCGGCATCAGCACGTCGAGCGTAATCGCATCTGGGCGCAATTCGCGGGCCAGATATAACGCCTCTTCGCCATT is part of the Bradyrhizobium commune genome and harbors:
- a CDS encoding response regulator, which codes for MAKILLVEDNEMNRDMLSRRLVRKGFEVVMAVDGGEAVHMAESEQPDLILMDMSLPVVDGWEATRQVKASATTGHIPIIALTAHAMSGDKEKALGAGCNDYDTKPIEMSRLLEKIEALLPPS